The sequence below is a genomic window from Deltaproteobacteria bacterium.
TCCTGAACTAAAAATGGATCTGCCGGCGACGGCCATCGGCAAAGACTTTCCGATTAACGGGTCGATCGTCGACCGCACCCCCAGCGGCACCGGCTATCAGGTTTCTATGCTGGGATTGCTAGGCGTCACGATGGCGCGCGAAGAAGGCCTGGAATTGAACTTGCTCGGTCTCAATTTCGGCATCGACTTCGATCGGCCAGCACTCAAACTCCCTTTCGTCGGCCGCATCGGCGTCGGCGAACGCTAGTACCCGCTTGCACGCGCCCGGTAGGTTGGGTTCGCGAAGCGTAACCCAACATGGCGCTTCACCGCATTTCCTTCGACACCCGCACCGCGCTGATGACCGCCCCGACGCAACAGAGCGCCGCGGCTGTCCAATAGGCATAGTGAAAGCCGCGCATAAACGCATCGAGCCCTGCAGCGCCGTTGCCCGCCGTCATCTGCAATTTGAGATCGTTGAGAGCGATGCCGCCAAGCTGCGCGCTGACGACCGTCGCCGCCAGCGCCGCGCCAACGGAATAGCCCAGGCTGCGCACGATCGACAAAAACGACGAGCCGACACCCAAGCGTGAGCGCGGCAGCGAGCTCATCAGCAAGTTATTATTCGGCGTCTGAAACAGCCCCATGCCAAAACCCAGGAAGAACAAACAAACGACAATCGGCAGCGCCGCAGTCGTGGGCGAAACAAATCCTAAGAACACAAACGCAATCGCGGTGACCGTCATGCCGAGCGCGCAAAGATTCTCGGCGCGAAAGCGCTCCGACATCCAACCGGTCAGCGGTGCCAAGAGCGCCATGGCAAACGGCATCGGCGCGATCAGCACGCCGGCACGGAGCGGATCGAGCCCCATCGCCAGCTGCAGAAAAAACGGCATGAGCAAAATATTGACGCTCATGGCGATAAAGCTGATCAAACGCGCCGCGTTTCCCAATGTAAATGCCGGAATGCGGAACAGGCTCAAATCGAGCAGCGGCGCTTGGACGCGCTTCTCCCAAGCAATAAAGAAAGCCAGCGCCGCGCTCCCTGCCGCAAGCGGGAGCAGCACCGGCAGCGTCGACCAACCGCCCTTCTGCGCGCTCGTCAAGCCGTAGAGCAAAAGCGAAATCGCCAACGCGAAAGCGATGGCGCCGGCAACATCGAAGGCACTCTTTCTTTCACCCGATCCCTTGAAACTATCAGCCGGCAGCAGCACACGCGCGGCGCAGAAACCCACGCAGGCCAGCGCCGCCGAAATAAAAAAATTCGAGCGCCAGCCGAAACCATGGGTCAGCAAACCGCCCAGCACCGGCCCCAGCGTGTAGCCCATGGCCGATATGGTCCCGCCGGCGATGCCCATGGCGCGGCCGCGCTCCTCAGGCGGAAACAACGCGGTCACCAATGCGAAATTATTCGCCATGATCAGAGCGCTGCCGGCCGCTTGCAAAGAGCGGAAAAAAATAAGCTGTCCGGCGCCCTGTGCCAGCCCCGCCGCTAGCGAGCTCAGCGCGTAAAAAATGAAGCCGACCAGAAAGAGTTTGCCAACGCCGACGAGATCGGACATGCGGCCGCAGGGTAAATAGAGCGAAGCCGTGATCAACGCATAGACCAGCGCAATCCAACTCGCCAAGGTCAAATCGGCGTTGAACTCCGTGATAATCACCGGCAGCGCCACGCTCAACTGCCCGGTGTCCGAAGTAACGATTAAAGTGGCGATCGAGGCCACCGAAAGCGACCACCAGCGGCGGCGTTTGGCGTCGGCAGAATGCTTCGACAAGCTCAGCATGAACGGATTCCTCGAATCAAATGAACTCTTATTCCGTTCGTCCTGAGCTTGTCGAAGGACTCCGAACAAGACGGCGGTGCCGTAGCGCGATCACCGTAAAATAGGCCAGAATCGCCCTCTTTTCTCAATTAGCTTTAGCGGCACGCCGTAGATCTCTTTCAGCAAATTGGGCTTCATCACCTGCGCGGTGTCGCCCGCGTGCAAGACTTTGCCACCCTTCAGCACCAAGGCTTTCTTGAACAGCGGCAAAACTTCTTCGATATGATGCGTGACATAAATCAGCGCGGGAATATTTTTGCGCTTGGCAAAATCGCTCAAGCTCATAAGAAACTGCTCGCGCGCGCCCGGGTCCATGCCGGCGCAGGGCTCGTCGAGAATAATCAGGTAGGGCTTGGTCATGCGCGCCCGCGCGATCAGCACGCGTTGCTGCTCGCCCTGTGACAATGTGCCAAACTCGCGCTTGGCCAAGTGCGCGCAACCCAATTCTTTCAAATTGCGCTGCGCCAGTGCCAACTCGCTCTTGCTCGCCTGTCCCCAGAAACCGCCGAGATACCCGATCTGCGCGAACCGGCCAGAGACGACCGTGTGGATGACGAGCTCTTGAGATGGAATTTCGAACGCTAGTGTCGCGGTCACCCAGCCGATGCTTTTGCGCAACTCGGGCAAATAAGTTAGCGCTTCACCCCTGCGCAAGATGTCGCCGCCGGCATTGGGCCAGAGATAACCGCTGGCAAGCCTGAGCAACGTCGTCTTCCCCGAACCGTTCGGCCCGAGTATCGCCCAATGCTCGCCCGGCTGCACCGTCCAGTTGATGGAATGGAGAATCTTCTTGCGACCGTCGCCGATATAGGAAACGTTGCGCAGTTCAAAGGCTGGCGTCGTATTCATGCTCGAAGCATGAAAGTGACCGGAATCAGGGCAAGTTTCAACCGCCGGAGCAACTTGCAGATTTCTATAACGCAATCGTTTCGACGAGTTGCATCTCTTCTGCCGTCAAGGGCGCTAATTTCTCCGCTGCCAAATCCTCTTTCATGTGCTGCTCGCTGGTCGTGCCGGTGAGCGGCAGCATGCCGATCTGCATCGCGAAGCGAAAGATCACCTGCGCCGGGCCAGTGCCCAAGCGTCCGGCGATGTCGTG
It includes:
- a CDS encoding DHA2 family efflux MFS transporter permease subunit → MLSLSKHSADAKRRRWWSLSVASIATLIVTSDTGQLSVALPVIITEFNADLTLASWIALVYALITASLYLPCGRMSDLVGVGKLFLVGFIFYALSSLAAGLAQGAGQLIFFRSLQAAGSALIMANNFALVTALFPPEERGRAMGIAGGTISAMGYTLGPVLGGLLTHGFGWRSNFFISAALACVGFCAARVLLPADSFKGSGERKSAFDVAGAIAFALAISLLLYGLTSAQKGGWSTLPVLLPLAAGSAALAFFIAWEKRVQAPLLDLSLFRIPAFTLGNAARLISFIAMSVNILLMPFFLQLAMGLDPLRAGVLIAPMPFAMALLAPLTGWMSERFRAENLCALGMTVTAIAFVFLGFVSPTTAALPIVVCLFFLGFGMGLFQTPNNNLLMSSLPRSRLGVGSSFLSIVRSLGYSVGAALAATVVSAQLGGIALNDLKLQMTAGNGAAGLDAFMRGFHYAYWTAAALCCVGAVISAVRVSKEMR
- a CDS encoding ABC transporter ATP-binding protein — encoded protein: MNTTPAFELRNVSYIGDGRKKILHSINWTVQPGEHWAILGPNGSGKTTLLRLASGYLWPNAGGDILRRGEALTYLPELRKSIGWVTATLAFEIPSQELVIHTVVSGRFAQIGYLGGFWGQASKSELALAQRNLKELGCAHLAKREFGTLSQGEQQRVLIARARMTKPYLIILDEPCAGMDPGAREQFLMSLSDFAKRKNIPALIYVTHHIEEVLPLFKKALVLKGGKVLHAGDTAQVMKPNLLKEIYGVPLKLIEKRGRFWPILR